In one Staphylococcus lutrae genomic region, the following are encoded:
- a CDS encoding TcaA NTF2-like domain-containing protein, translated as MGQCANCHHEQLKHRSVCPNCHCQILYSKQPVRKSHDSDTTQAFSSRTHKRPPSLKKAIPIAIVSFIIVLLIILFLLLRNFNSPEAQAKLLINAVNHEDTAKVSNLLSSKENKVGRNEAATYIQFIKKEVGMDHFHQEVYQTVDRLNHETAVASYIKTKQGQNVLRISKNGRRYFIFDNLSFSAPTKQAVVKAKENATYQFESNGSQKKVVAEKGQTVALGAFIPGRYEIDATKTTDRGTYEGQLKFDFTDNKNDTATVTESFKAAQVKVTLKNGDKLNDVKIVINGEQIVQSKNELYAPFPLNKALTISAEGQLADHTLKTEEKVINKDEVQPENEVTLSFDSDEVDKYQKVKEQNTLDKVAEFFKKYTSALNEAYQKRNFDIVSHFFKEDSTHNQALKANINGQNTYQIKNAEVIDVSRNNGDYVVTVEKEDNQGRTVQSHYILDGDENADKLQILNYQDDI; from the coding sequence ATGGGGCAATGTGCGAATTGTCATCATGAGCAGTTAAAACATCGAAGCGTCTGCCCGAACTGTCACTGTCAAATTTTATATTCAAAACAACCCGTTCGAAAATCGCATGACAGTGACACGACGCAAGCATTTTCGTCCAGGACGCATAAAAGACCGCCTTCATTAAAAAAAGCGATTCCTATTGCAATTGTGAGTTTTATCATTGTGCTGTTGATCATTTTGTTTCTACTATTGCGCAATTTCAATTCTCCAGAAGCACAAGCGAAACTTTTAATTAATGCAGTCAATCATGAAGATACAGCAAAAGTGTCTAATTTATTGAGTTCGAAAGAAAATAAAGTTGGTCGAAATGAAGCAGCGACGTATATTCAATTCATCAAAAAAGAAGTAGGGATGGATCACTTCCACCAAGAGGTCTATCAAACAGTAGATCGTTTAAATCACGAAACGGCCGTTGCCTCTTATATTAAGACGAAACAAGGTCAAAATGTGTTAAGGATTAGTAAAAATGGACGGCGTTATTTTATATTCGATAATTTAAGTTTTTCAGCACCAACCAAACAGGCCGTTGTAAAAGCGAAAGAAAATGCGACGTATCAATTTGAGTCCAACGGGAGCCAAAAGAAAGTGGTAGCAGAAAAGGGACAAACCGTAGCACTAGGTGCATTTATTCCTGGACGTTATGAAATCGACGCAACGAAGACGACCGATCGGGGAACGTATGAAGGCCAGTTGAAGTTTGATTTCACTGATAATAAGAATGATACGGCAACTGTGACCGAATCATTTAAAGCGGCACAAGTCAAAGTGACACTTAAAAATGGTGACAAATTAAATGATGTCAAAATCGTCATCAATGGTGAACAGATTGTACAAAGTAAAAATGAGCTATACGCGCCTTTTCCGCTCAATAAAGCACTTACTATTTCAGCTGAAGGACAATTAGCAGATCACACATTAAAAACGGAAGAAAAGGTCATCAACAAAGACGAAGTTCAACCAGAGAATGAAGTGACGTTGTCTTTTGACAGTGACGAAGTGGACAAATATCAAAAAGTTAAAGAGCAAAACACGTTAGATAAAGTAGCTGAATTTTTTAAGAAATATACTTCCGCTTTAAATGAAGCTTATCAAAAACGTAATTTCGATATCGTGTCGCATTTTTTTAAGGAAGATTCAACGCACAATCAAGCGCTTAAAGCAAACATCAATGGGCAGAATACGTATCAAATTAAAAATGCTGAGGTGATTGATGTCAGTCGAAATAACGGCGATTATGTGGTGACTGTAGAGAAAGAAGACAATCAAGGGCGTACCGTTCAATCGCACTATATCCTCGATGGTGATGAAAATGCAGACAAACTGCAGATTCTTAATTATCAAGATGATATTTGA